A stretch of the Microtus ochrogaster isolate Prairie Vole_2 linkage group LG2, MicOch1.0, whole genome shotgun sequence genome encodes the following:
- the Pofut2 gene encoding GDP-fucose protein O-fucosyltransferase 2 isoform X3 has translation MAALSVVCLLLAMAFWRPVSASGEEFWPGQSAADILSGAASRRRYLLYDVNPPEGFNLRRDVYIRVASLLKTLLKTEEWVLVLPPWGRLYHWQSPDIHQVRIPWSEFFDLPSLNKNIPVIEYEQFIAESGGPFIDQVYVLQGYAEGWKEGTWEEKVDERPCIDPLLYSQDKHEYYRGWFWGYEETRGLNVSCLSVQGSASIVAPVLLKNTSARSVMLDRAENLLHDHYGGREYWDTRRSMVFAKHLRAVGDEFRSQHLNSTDAADKMTPEEDWTRMKVKLGSALGGPYLGVHLRRKDFIWGHREDVPSLEGAVKKIRSLMKAHQLDKVFVATDAIRKGRTEEAATGNGEV, from the exons ATGGCGGCGCTCAGCGTCGTCTGCCTGCTGCTGGCCATGGCATTCTGGCGGCCAGTCTCGGCTTCAGGAGAGGAGTTCTGGCCTGGCCAGTCGGCTGCGGACATCCTGTCGGGGGCGGCGTCCCGCAGACG GTACCTTCTGTATGATGTCAACCCCCCAGAAGGCTTCAATCTCCGCAGGGATGTCTATATCCGAGTTGCATCACTGCTGAAGACACTGCTGAAGACCGAAGAGTGGGTGCTTGTCCTGCCCCCGTGGGGCCGTCTGTATCATTGGCAGAGCCCCGACATCCATCAGGTCCGGATTCCCTGGTCCGAGTTTTTCGATCTTCCGAGTCTCAATAAAAACATCCCCGTCATTGAGTATGAGCAGTTCATTGCAG AGTCTGGTGGGCCCTTCATCGACCAGGTATACGTCCTGCAAGGTTACGCCGAGGGCTGGAAGGAGGGCACCTGGGAGGAGAAGGTGGACGAGCGGCCCTGCATCGATCCTCTCCTCTACTCGCAGGACAAGCATGAATATTACAG AGGCTGGTTTTGGGGCTATGAAGAAACACGGGGCCTCAATGTCTCCTGCCTGTCCGTCCAGGGCTCCGCTTCCATCGTTGCGCCTGTACTTCTAAAGAACACGTCTGCCCG GTCTGTGATGTTGGACCGAGCCGAAAACCTGCTTCACGACcactatggaggcagagagtACTGGGAC ACCCGGCGCAGCATGGTGTTTGCAAAGCACTTGCGGGCCGTGGGGGACGAGTTCCGGAGCCAGCACCTCAACTCCACAGATGCCGCTGACAAGATGACCCCGGAGGAAGACTGGACACGGATGAAG GTCAAACTGGGCTCAGCGCTCGGCGGCCCCTACCTCGGAGTCCACCTGAGGAGAAAGGACTTCATCTGGGGCCACAGGGAGGACGTGCCCAGCCTGGAGGGTGCCGTGAAGAAGATCCGCAGCCTCATGAAGGCTCACCAGCTGGACAAGGTGTTCGTGGCCACAGACGCCATCAGGAAGG GAAGAACTGAGGAAGCTGCTACCGGAAATGGTGAGGTTTGA
- the Pofut2 gene encoding GDP-fucose protein O-fucosyltransferase 2 isoform X1, with protein sequence MAALSVVCLLLAMAFWRPVSASGEEFWPGQSAADILSGAASRRRYLLYDVNPPEGFNLRRDVYIRVASLLKTLLKTEEWVLVLPPWGRLYHWQSPDIHQVRIPWSEFFDLPSLNKNIPVIEYEQFIAESGGPFIDQVYVLQGYAEGWKEGTWEEKVDERPCIDPLLYSQDKHEYYRGWFWGYEETRGLNVSCLSVQGSASIVAPVLLKNTSARSVMLDRAENLLHDHYGGREYWDTRRSMVFAKHLRAVGDEFRSQHLNSTDAADKMTPEEDWTRMKVKLGSALGGPYLGVHLRRKDFIWGHREDVPSLEGAVKKIRSLMKAHQLDKVFVATDAIRKGFLLAPRFPHFLFGFMKRERSWGWTPRRHITGFVETRRKHVSSPHTGRLHTEGHLPTTCQSLGHKVPEPVFLCVHGPASACLDPATFRTHKRVFCRLENHVLIMDVTCASPEM encoded by the exons ATGGCGGCGCTCAGCGTCGTCTGCCTGCTGCTGGCCATGGCATTCTGGCGGCCAGTCTCGGCTTCAGGAGAGGAGTTCTGGCCTGGCCAGTCGGCTGCGGACATCCTGTCGGGGGCGGCGTCCCGCAGACG GTACCTTCTGTATGATGTCAACCCCCCAGAAGGCTTCAATCTCCGCAGGGATGTCTATATCCGAGTTGCATCACTGCTGAAGACACTGCTGAAGACCGAAGAGTGGGTGCTTGTCCTGCCCCCGTGGGGCCGTCTGTATCATTGGCAGAGCCCCGACATCCATCAGGTCCGGATTCCCTGGTCCGAGTTTTTCGATCTTCCGAGTCTCAATAAAAACATCCCCGTCATTGAGTATGAGCAGTTCATTGCAG AGTCTGGTGGGCCCTTCATCGACCAGGTATACGTCCTGCAAGGTTACGCCGAGGGCTGGAAGGAGGGCACCTGGGAGGAGAAGGTGGACGAGCGGCCCTGCATCGATCCTCTCCTCTACTCGCAGGACAAGCATGAATATTACAG AGGCTGGTTTTGGGGCTATGAAGAAACACGGGGCCTCAATGTCTCCTGCCTGTCCGTCCAGGGCTCCGCTTCCATCGTTGCGCCTGTACTTCTAAAGAACACGTCTGCCCG GTCTGTGATGTTGGACCGAGCCGAAAACCTGCTTCACGACcactatggaggcagagagtACTGGGAC ACCCGGCGCAGCATGGTGTTTGCAAAGCACTTGCGGGCCGTGGGGGACGAGTTCCGGAGCCAGCACCTCAACTCCACAGATGCCGCTGACAAGATGACCCCGGAGGAAGACTGGACACGGATGAAG GTCAAACTGGGCTCAGCGCTCGGCGGCCCCTACCTCGGAGTCCACCTGAGGAGAAAGGACTTCATCTGGGGCCACAGGGAGGACGTGCCCAGCCTGGAGGGTGCCGTGAAGAAGATCCGCAGCCTCATGAAGGCTCACCAGCTGGACAAGGTGTTCGTGGCCACAGACGCCATCAGGAAGG GTTTTTTATTGGCACCTCGgtttccacattttcttttcggattcatgaagagagagagatcttgggGTTGGACCCCAAGACGACATATAACCGGTTTTGTGGAGACCAGGAGAAAGCATGTGAGCAGCCCACACACTGGAAGATTGCATACTGAGGGCCACCTACCTACCACCTGCCAGTCACTCGGTCACAAGGTCCCAGAGCCTGTGTTCCTTTGTGTTCATGGGCCAGCATCTGCCTGTCTAGACCCTGCCACCTTCAGGACTCACAAACGTGTCTTCTGTCGACTCGAGAACCATGTCCTCATCATGGATGTCACGTGTGCTAGTCCAGAAATGTGA
- the Pofut2 gene encoding GDP-fucose protein O-fucosyltransferase 2 isoform X2, with translation MAALSVVCLLLAMAFWRPVSASGEEFWPGQSAADILSGAASRRRYLLYDVNPPEGFNLRRDVYIRVASLLKTLLKTEEWVLVLPPWGRLYHWQSPDIHQVRIPWSEFFDLPSLNKNIPVIEYEQFIAESGGPFIDQVYVLQGYAEGWKEGTWEEKVDERPCIDPLLYSQDKHEYYRGWFWGYEETRGLNVSCLSVQGSASIVAPVLLKNTSARSVMLDRAENLLHDHYGGREYWDTRRSMVFAKHLRAVGDEFRSQHLNSTDAADKMTPEEDWTRMKVKLGSALGGPYLGVHLRRKDFIWGHREDVPSLEGAVKKIRSLMKAHQLDKVFVATDAIRKEQEELRKLLPEMVRFEPTWEELELYKDGGVAIIDQWICAHARFFIGTSVSTFSFRIHEEREILGLDPKTTYNRFCGDQEKACEQPTHWKIAY, from the exons ATGGCGGCGCTCAGCGTCGTCTGCCTGCTGCTGGCCATGGCATTCTGGCGGCCAGTCTCGGCTTCAGGAGAGGAGTTCTGGCCTGGCCAGTCGGCTGCGGACATCCTGTCGGGGGCGGCGTCCCGCAGACG GTACCTTCTGTATGATGTCAACCCCCCAGAAGGCTTCAATCTCCGCAGGGATGTCTATATCCGAGTTGCATCACTGCTGAAGACACTGCTGAAGACCGAAGAGTGGGTGCTTGTCCTGCCCCCGTGGGGCCGTCTGTATCATTGGCAGAGCCCCGACATCCATCAGGTCCGGATTCCCTGGTCCGAGTTTTTCGATCTTCCGAGTCTCAATAAAAACATCCCCGTCATTGAGTATGAGCAGTTCATTGCAG AGTCTGGTGGGCCCTTCATCGACCAGGTATACGTCCTGCAAGGTTACGCCGAGGGCTGGAAGGAGGGCACCTGGGAGGAGAAGGTGGACGAGCGGCCCTGCATCGATCCTCTCCTCTACTCGCAGGACAAGCATGAATATTACAG AGGCTGGTTTTGGGGCTATGAAGAAACACGGGGCCTCAATGTCTCCTGCCTGTCCGTCCAGGGCTCCGCTTCCATCGTTGCGCCTGTACTTCTAAAGAACACGTCTGCCCG GTCTGTGATGTTGGACCGAGCCGAAAACCTGCTTCACGACcactatggaggcagagagtACTGGGAC ACCCGGCGCAGCATGGTGTTTGCAAAGCACTTGCGGGCCGTGGGGGACGAGTTCCGGAGCCAGCACCTCAACTCCACAGATGCCGCTGACAAGATGACCCCGGAGGAAGACTGGACACGGATGAAG GTCAAACTGGGCTCAGCGCTCGGCGGCCCCTACCTCGGAGTCCACCTGAGGAGAAAGGACTTCATCTGGGGCCACAGGGAGGACGTGCCCAGCCTGGAGGGTGCCGTGAAGAAGATCCGCAGCCTCATGAAGGCTCACCAGCTGGACAAGGTGTTCGTGGCCACAGACGCCATCAGGAAGG AGCAGGAAGAACTGAGGAAGCTGCTACCGGAAATGGTGAGGTTTGAGCCCACgtgggaggagctggagctgtACAAGGATGGAGGTGTGGCCATCATCGACCAGTGGATCTGCGCTCATGCCAG GTTTTTTATTGGCACCTCGgtttccacattttcttttcggattcatgaagagagagagatcttgggGTTGGACCCCAAGACGACATATAACCGGTTTTGTGGAGACCAGGAGAAAGCATGTGAGCAGCCCACACACTGGAAGATTGCATACTGA